One Molothrus aeneus isolate 106 chromosome 6, BPBGC_Maene_1.0, whole genome shotgun sequence genomic window carries:
- the GPHB5 gene encoding glycoprotein hormone beta-5 gives MKLPWLIPGALLVLLLPGRAAAAASALDLRTFVGCAVREFTFLARKRGCRGLRVTTDACWGRCETWEKPILEPPYIESHHRICTYNETRMVTVKLPRCAPGVDPSYTYPVAIRCDCDICSTATTECETY, from the exons ATGAAGCTGCCCTGGCTGATCCCCGGAGCtctccttgtcctgctgctgcccggccgcgccgccgccgcggcctcGGCCCTGGACCTGCGGACGTTCGTGGGCTGCGCCGTGAGGGAATTCACCTTCCTGGCCAGGAAACGCGGCTGCCGCGGCCTCCGCGTCACCACCGACGCCTGCTGGGGACGCTGCGAGACCTGGGAG AAACCAATCCTGGAGCCTCCTTACATCGAGTCCCACCACCGGATCTGCACCTACAACGAGACCAGGATGGTGACGGTGAagctgcccaggtgtgcccctgGCGTGGACCCCTCCTACACCTACCCCGTGGCCATCCGCTGTGACTGTGACATCTGCTCCACTGCCACCACCGAGTGTGAGACCTACTga